A region from the Methylocystis iwaonis genome encodes:
- a CDS encoding SurA N-terminal domain-containing protein, with product MLEGLRVASQNWIGRAIMAVVMGVIVISFAIWGVGDVFRGMTSQRLAKVGSGEVTVDQFRTAFQNDLRRIQQRLRRAVTAEEAHKAGMDLQVLERLVTDVALDQKARNLGLAASDDTIQRLISNEKAFQTNGKFDAEKFKAIARDNGYTERSFVADQKGAYLRKTLTDLVINGVEPPRLMIEAIHRFRNEARSVDYVILPVSAAGEAKAPSDEELKKYFDDREQSFRAKEYRKVTTLEVSPATVAKPADISDADARKLYDDVKTKRFGAPEKREVRQLVFKTEKEAEEALAKLKGGMDVDALAVELKRNPKDVDLGFVEQRDFGDSKVGAAVFALPQPGVAELVTTAFGTVVSVVKKISPAVVTKTYEQVADQLKAQVAQQKAAPEVRRLHEAVEDQRASGKTLAEAAAAVGLKTRTIDAVDDAGNGKDGKSVDAPAGADLLKAAFASDVGVDNETVGTRDGGYVWFEINGIEPARQKTFDEVKGAVAEAMRAESAQKALTAKAEDVVAKIKGGQPIDAVAKELNLDVQRATDVKRAQRPDFNTNTIVQFFEVAPGGAGSVSVDGGRLIFVVKDAQTPPFDPNSIESKTIAEQLKPALQNDLLEQYVGGLEKALNVEINEKALQMATGAEKE from the coding sequence ATGCTCGAGGGCCTGCGCGTCGCTTCGCAGAACTGGATCGGCCGCGCCATCATGGCGGTTGTGATGGGCGTTATCGTCATCAGTTTCGCGATCTGGGGCGTCGGCGACGTCTTTCGCGGCATGACCTCCCAGCGCCTCGCCAAGGTGGGCTCGGGCGAGGTCACGGTGGACCAGTTCCGCACCGCCTTTCAGAACGATCTGCGCCGCATCCAGCAGCGCCTGCGCCGCGCCGTCACCGCCGAAGAGGCGCATAAGGCAGGCATGGACCTTCAGGTGCTCGAACGCCTCGTCACCGACGTCGCGCTCGACCAGAAGGCCCGCAACCTTGGCCTCGCCGCCAGCGACGACACGATCCAGCGGCTGATCTCAAATGAGAAGGCCTTCCAGACCAACGGCAAATTTGACGCCGAGAAGTTCAAGGCCATCGCCCGCGACAATGGCTATACGGAGCGCAGCTTCGTCGCCGACCAGAAGGGCGCCTATCTGCGCAAGACGCTCACCGACCTCGTCATCAACGGCGTCGAGCCGCCGCGGCTGATGATCGAGGCGATCCATCGCTTCCGCAACGAGGCGCGCTCCGTCGATTATGTCATCCTGCCGGTCTCCGCCGCTGGCGAGGCCAAGGCGCCGAGCGACGAAGAGCTGAAGAAATATTTCGACGATCGCGAGCAGAGCTTCCGCGCCAAGGAATATCGCAAGGTCACGACGCTGGAAGTGAGCCCGGCGACCGTCGCCAAGCCCGCCGATATTTCCGACGCGGACGCCCGCAAGCTCTACGACGACGTGAAAACCAAGCGCTTCGGCGCGCCGGAGAAGCGCGAAGTCCGTCAGCTCGTCTTCAAGACCGAGAAGGAAGCCGAAGAGGCGCTCGCCAAGCTCAAAGGCGGCATGGACGTCGACGCGCTCGCGGTCGAACTCAAGCGTAATCCCAAGGACGTGGACCTCGGCTTCGTCGAGCAGCGCGACTTTGGCGACTCCAAGGTGGGCGCAGCCGTCTTCGCCCTGCCCCAGCCTGGCGTAGCCGAACTTGTGACCACCGCTTTCGGCACGGTCGTCTCGGTCGTGAAGAAGATTTCGCCGGCCGTCGTCACCAAGACCTATGAACAGGTTGCGGACCAGCTCAAGGCCCAGGTCGCCCAGCAGAAGGCCGCGCCGGAAGTGCGCCGTCTGCACGAGGCGGTGGAGGATCAGCGCGCCTCCGGCAAAACGCTCGCCGAAGCCGCCGCCGCCGTCGGCCTGAAAACCCGCACGATCGACGCCGTGGACGACGCCGGCAATGGCAAGGACGGCAAGTCGGTCGACGCCCCGGCGGGCGCCGATCTGCTCAAGGCCGCCTTCGCCTCCGACGTCGGCGTCGACAACGAAACGGTCGGGACGCGTGACGGCGGCTATGTCTGGTTCGAGATCAATGGCATCGAGCCCGCCCGCCAGAAGACCTTCGACGAAGTGAAGGGCGCCGTCGCCGAAGCCATGCGCGCCGAGAGCGCCCAGAAGGCGCTCACCGCCAAGGCCGAGGACGTCGTCGCCAAGATCAAGGGCGGCCAGCCGATCGACGCCGTCGCCAAGGAGCTGAACCTCGACGTACAGCGCGCAACCGACGTGAAGCGCGCCCAGCGCCCGGACTTCAACACCAATACGATCGTGCAGTTCTTCGAGGTCGCGCCGGGCGGCGCCGGCTCGGTCTCCGTCGACGGCGGCCGACTGATCTTCGTCGTGAAGGACGCGCAGACGCCGCCCTTCGATCCGAACTCGATCGAATCGAAGACGATCGCCGAGCAGTTGAAGCCCGCACTGCAAAACGACCTGCTCGAGCAATATGTCGGCGGCCTCGAAAAGGCGCTCAACGTCGAGATCAACGAAAAAGCCCTGCAGATGGCGACGGGCGCCGAAAAGGAATGA
- the ndk gene encoding nucleoside-diphosphate kinase — translation MAIERTFSILKPDATKRNLTGAINALIEGAGLRIVAQKRIRMTREQAETFYAVHKERPFFGELVDFMISEPVVVQVLEGENAIARYREVMGATNPANAAPGTIRKEHALSVGENSVHGSDAPETAAIEIAQFFSGNEIVG, via the coding sequence ATGGCGATCGAACGCACTTTCTCCATCCTCAAGCCCGACGCGACCAAGCGCAACCTCACCGGCGCCATCAATGCCCTGATCGAGGGCGCGGGCCTGCGCATCGTCGCGCAGAAGCGCATCCGCATGACCCGCGAGCAGGCCGAGACCTTCTACGCGGTGCATAAGGAGCGCCCCTTCTTCGGCGAGCTCGTCGATTTCATGATCTCCGAGCCGGTCGTCGTGCAGGTGCTCGAGGGCGAGAACGCCATCGCGCGCTACCGCGAAGTGATGGGCGCCACCAATCCTGCCAACGCTGCGCCGGGCACGATCCGCAAGGAGCATGCGCTTTCGGTCGGCGAGAACTCGGTGCACGGCTCCGACGCGCCGGAGACGGCCGCCATCGAGATCGCCCAGTTCTTCTCCGGCAATGAGATCGTCGGCTAA
- a CDS encoding VOC family protein produces MKERNANEALEMNSLGRLVVLVPDYDEAIQFYLSVLGMRIIADIPAGALRFVHLGFAAEPSIGLWLLKATTAEQKARVGNQTGGQPLAVIYTSDLHAEGDRLTAKGVQFVLRPTEEADSIYAQFRDIYGNIFVLVQLKA; encoded by the coding sequence ATGAAAGAAAGAAACGCGAATGAGGCGCTTGAAATGAACTCGCTCGGCCGTCTTGTCGTCCTCGTGCCGGATTACGATGAAGCAATTCAATTCTATCTTAGCGTTCTCGGAATGCGGATCATCGCCGACATACCGGCGGGTGCGCTACGCTTCGTTCACCTCGGTTTTGCCGCCGAGCCGTCCATCGGCCTGTGGCTGCTGAAAGCCACGACAGCCGAGCAAAAGGCGCGCGTCGGCAATCAAACCGGCGGGCAACCTCTCGCGGTGATCTATACGTCGGACCTCCACGCCGAGGGCGACCGTCTGACCGCCAAAGGCGTCCAATTCGTCTTACGCCCAACGGAGGAAGCCGATTCGATTTACGCGCAATTCCGCGACATTTACGGCAACATCTTCGTGCTCGTGCAGTTGAAAGCCTGA
- the purN gene encoding phosphoribosylglycinamide formyltransferase, with translation MTRLRTAILVSGRGSNMDALIAAARAPDFPAEIALVLSNRPDAPGLAKAKAAGIAVAAVDHKIYAGREEFERSLQLVLETYRIEFICLAGFMRLFTPWFIGQWTGRMLNIHPALLPSYRGLHTHERALADGVKIHGCTVHFVVPEMDEGPIVAQAAVPVLDGDTPDTLGARVLAQEHVIYPLALRLVASGSVRIEGNRVLGAMAESREALVAPKPNWE, from the coding sequence ATGACCCGCCTGCGCACCGCCATTCTCGTTTCCGGCCGCGGCTCCAATATGGACGCGCTGATCGCCGCCGCGCGCGCGCCGGATTTCCCAGCCGAGATCGCTCTCGTCCTCTCCAACCGCCCCGACGCGCCCGGCCTCGCAAAGGCGAAGGCCGCCGGCATCGCCGTCGCCGCGGTCGATCATAAGATTTATGCTGGCCGAGAGGAGTTCGAGCGCTCGCTGCAGCTCGTTCTCGAAACCTACCGCATCGAGTTCATTTGCCTCGCGGGCTTCATGCGCCTCTTCACGCCCTGGTTTATCGGCCAATGGACGGGACGGATGCTCAATATCCACCCTGCTCTGCTGCCGTCTTACCGCGGCCTGCACACGCATGAGCGCGCGCTCGCCGACGGCGTGAAGATTCACGGCTGCACGGTGCATTTCGTCGTGCCGGAGATGGACGAGGGCCCGATCGTCGCCCAGGCCGCCGTGCCAGTGCTCGACGGCGACACGCCCGACACGCTCGGCGCGCGCGTGCTGGCGCAGGAGCATGTCATTTATCCTTTGGCGTTGCGGCTCGTCGCGTCGGGCTCCGTGCGGATCGAGGGCAATCGCGTGTTGGGCGCGATGGCGGAAAGCCGGGAGGCCCTTGTCGCGCCGAAACCTAATTGGGAATAA
- a CDS encoding ArsR/SmtB family transcription factor codes for MEIETALACLAALSQQTRLEAFRALIRAEPKGLPAGELARLLGVPQNTLSAHLNVLSHAKLVTSARNGRSVVYRADLSQLNALSRFLVEDCCGGAGCAPAQILNLSKCEFGQ; via the coding sequence ATGGAAATAGAAACCGCCCTCGCCTGCCTTGCCGCGCTCTCGCAGCAGACGCGGCTCGAGGCTTTTCGAGCCCTTATCCGCGCCGAGCCCAAGGGCCTCCCGGCCGGCGAGCTCGCCCGCCTTCTCGGCGTGCCGCAAAACACGCTCTCGGCCCACCTCAACGTCCTCTCCCACGCAAAGCTGGTCACCAGCGCCCGTAACGGACGCAGCGTCGTCTACCGCGCCGATCTTTCGCAACTGAACGCGCTCAGTCGCTTCCTCGTCGAGGACTGCTGCGGCGGAGCCGGATGCGCGCCGGCTCAAATCCTCAACCTCTCGAAATGTGAATTTGGACAATGA
- a CDS encoding arsenate reductase ArsC: MTEKTYNVLFLCTGNSARSIMAESILRQLGVGRFKAFSAGSHPKGEVNPYALLTLEKMGFPHDGFRSKNWDEFAVPGAPQMDFVFTVCDNAAGEACPLWPGQPMTAHWGIEDPATEDGSDIEKQRAFALAFRYLKNRIEQFCAIPLHRLDRLAVGARLREIGESEGVTHREAEQTP, from the coding sequence ATGACAGAGAAGACCTACAACGTATTGTTCCTGTGCACGGGCAACAGCGCCCGCTCGATCATGGCCGAGAGCATTCTGCGCCAGCTCGGCGTCGGCCGATTCAAGGCATTTTCCGCCGGCAGCCATCCGAAGGGCGAAGTAAACCCCTATGCCCTGCTGACGCTGGAAAAGATGGGCTTTCCGCATGACGGCTTTCGCTCCAAGAACTGGGACGAATTCGCCGTCCCCGGCGCGCCGCAGATGGATTTCGTCTTTACCGTCTGCGACAACGCCGCGGGCGAAGCCTGCCCGCTCTGGCCCGGCCAGCCGATGACCGCGCATTGGGGCATCGAAGATCCCGCCACGGAGGACGGCTCGGACATCGAAAAGCAGCGCGCTTTCGCGCTCGCCTTTCGCTACCTCAAGAACCGCATCGAGCAGTTCTGCGCGATCCCGCTGCATCGTCTCGATCGCCTGGCGGTCGGCGCGCGCCTGCGCGAAATCGGCGAGAGCGAGGGCGTGACCCATCGAGAAGCGGAGCAAACGCCGTGA
- a CDS encoding DUF1013 domain-containing protein: protein MSNAPLMPKATAVWLVENTSLTFDQIAEFCKLHPLEVKGIADGEVAAGIRGHDPITSGQLTRDEIARGERDNKHHLRLSVSKVVVPEVKKARGPRYTPLSRRQDRPNAILWLVRNHPELKDAQIMRLVGTTKATLKAIRERTHWNSASLTPMDPVTLGLCSQIDLDFEVNRAAKDRPAVVEDQGQTLVPAAVTTSVREPVTTEDVFGKPAARPVEEEEDNFDADRVFGKLKDLDFGE from the coding sequence ATGAGCAACGCCCCCTTGATGCCGAAGGCGACGGCAGTCTGGCTCGTCGAAAACACCTCGCTGACCTTCGATCAGATCGCCGAATTCTGTAAGCTTCACCCGCTGGAAGTGAAGGGCATCGCCGACGGCGAAGTCGCAGCGGGCATTCGCGGCCACGATCCCATCACCTCGGGCCAGCTCACGCGCGACGAGATCGCGCGCGGCGAGCGCGACAACAAGCATCACCTCAGGCTATCCGTGTCGAAGGTCGTCGTCCCGGAGGTCAAGAAGGCGCGCGGTCCGCGCTATACGCCTCTGTCGCGCCGCCAGGACCGCCCCAACGCCATTCTCTGGCTCGTGCGCAACCATCCGGAGCTCAAGGACGCGCAAATCATGCGCCTCGTCGGCACCACGAAGGCGACGCTGAAGGCGATCCGCGAACGCACGCATTGGAATTCAGCCTCGCTGACTCCGATGGACCCGGTCACGCTCGGCCTTTGCTCGCAGATCGATCTCGACTTCGAGGTCAATCGCGCCGCCAAGGACAGACCCGCCGTCGTCGAGGATCAGGGCCAGACTCTCGTGCCGGCCGCCGTGACGACCAGCGTGCGCGAGCCGGTGACCACCGAGGACGTGTTCGGCAAGCCCGCCGCGCGTCCGGTGGAGGAAGAGGAAGATAATTTCGACGCCGATCGCGTCTTCGGCAAGCTGAAAGACCTCGATTTCGGCGAGTGA
- the arsB gene encoding ACR3 family arsenite efflux transporter: MTIFERYLTLWVALCIVAGVGLGHFLPGFFHALGALEIAKVNLPVAALIWLMIVPMLMKIDFAALREVGRHWRGIGVTLFVNWAVKPFSMALLGWLFIGHLFRPYLPAEQIDSYIAGLILLAAAPCTAMVFVWSSLTKGEPHFTLSQVALNDAIMIVAFAPIVGLLLGLSSITVPWDTLLLSVVLYIVVPVIAAQLARSRLIASGGETRLSQALAKIGPLSLVALLATLVLLFGFQGEQIIRQPAIIGLLAVPILIQVYFNSALAYALNRLFGEAHCVAGPSALIGASNFFELAVAAAISLFGFDSGAALATVVGVLIEVPVMLSVCSIVNRSKGWYERGAIRETQVAPAD, encoded by the coding sequence GTGACGATCTTCGAACGCTATCTGACGCTTTGGGTCGCCCTCTGCATCGTCGCGGGCGTCGGGCTCGGGCACTTTCTGCCGGGCTTCTTCCACGCGCTCGGCGCGCTCGAAATCGCGAAGGTCAATCTGCCTGTCGCGGCGCTGATCTGGCTGATGATCGTGCCGATGCTCATGAAGATCGACTTTGCCGCGCTGAGAGAAGTGGGGCGCCATTGGCGCGGCATCGGCGTGACGCTTTTCGTCAATTGGGCGGTGAAGCCCTTCTCAATGGCGCTGCTCGGCTGGCTCTTCATCGGCCATCTGTTTCGGCCCTATCTGCCCGCCGAGCAGATCGACTCCTACATCGCCGGGCTCATCCTGCTCGCGGCGGCGCCCTGCACGGCCATGGTCTTCGTCTGGTCGAGCCTTACCAAGGGCGAGCCGCATTTCACCTTGAGCCAGGTTGCCCTCAACGACGCCATCATGATCGTCGCCTTTGCGCCGATCGTCGGGCTGCTGCTCGGGCTCTCGTCGATCACCGTGCCTTGGGACACGCTGTTGCTCTCGGTGGTTCTTTACATCGTGGTCCCGGTCATCGCCGCGCAGCTCGCGCGCAGCCGCCTCATCGCCTCTGGCGGCGAGACGCGCCTCTCCCAGGCGCTTGCCAAGATTGGCCCGCTGTCGCTCGTCGCGCTGCTGGCGACGCTGGTCCTGCTGTTCGGCTTTCAGGGCGAACAGATCATCCGCCAGCCGGCGATCATCGGCTTGCTCGCGGTTCCGATCCTCATCCAGGTCTATTTCAATTCCGCGCTTGCCTATGCGCTCAATCGTCTATTCGGAGAAGCGCATTGCGTCGCCGGCCCCTCGGCGCTGATCGGGGCCAGCAATTTCTTCGAGCTCGCCGTCGCGGCGGCGATCAGCCTCTTTGGTTTCGACTCCGGCGCCGCGCTGGCGACTGTCGTCGGCGTGCTGATCGAAGTGCCGGTGATGCTCAGCGTCTGCTCCATCGTAAACCGCAGCAAGGGCTGGTACGAGCGCGGCGCGATACGCGAGACCCAAGTCGCGCCGGCCGATTAG
- the purM gene encoding phosphoribosylformylglycinamidine cyclo-ligase, producing the protein MQQKAKGLTYSDAGVDIDAGNRLVDMIRPAVRATRRSGADGEIGGFGGVFDLKAAGYADPLLVAANDGVGTKVKIAIESGLHGTIGIDLVAMCVNDLIVQGAEPLFFLDYYATGKLDPAVAASVVKGISDGCVKAGCALLGGETAEMPGLYSRSDYDLAGFAVGAVDRRRLLPHEVHVGDVAFGLPSSGVHSNGFSLVRRIVKDTGLSWNATAPFAPEMTLARALLEPTRIYVKPLLAALKRTNHIRALAHITGGGFPDNLPRVLPKGLGVSLDLSAFDVPRVFKWLAKTGDVAESEMLRTFNCGIGMVIFAAKEGADEVETILRDVGEKPVRIGEATEAEGDARVVMKGQLGL; encoded by the coding sequence ATGCAACAGAAAGCCAAAGGGCTCACCTATTCCGATGCGGGCGTCGACATCGATGCGGGAAACCGACTCGTCGATATGATCCGGCCGGCCGTACGCGCGACGCGGCGTTCCGGCGCCGACGGCGAGATCGGCGGCTTTGGCGGCGTCTTCGACCTCAAGGCGGCAGGCTATGCCGACCCGCTGCTTGTCGCGGCCAATGACGGCGTGGGCACCAAGGTCAAGATCGCCATCGAATCCGGCCTGCATGGCACGATCGGCATCGACCTCGTCGCCATGTGCGTCAACGACCTCATTGTCCAGGGCGCCGAGCCGCTGTTCTTTCTCGACTATTACGCCACCGGCAAGCTCGACCCCGCCGTCGCCGCCTCCGTTGTGAAGGGAATCTCCGACGGCTGCGTCAAAGCAGGCTGCGCGTTGCTCGGCGGCGAGACGGCGGAAATGCCGGGCCTCTATTCGCGCAGCGACTATGATCTCGCCGGCTTCGCCGTCGGCGCCGTCGACCGCCGGCGCCTGCTGCCGCACGAGGTCCACGTTGGCGACGTCGCCTTCGGCCTGCCCTCGTCAGGCGTGCATTCCAACGGCTTTTCGCTCGTGCGCCGCATCGTCAAGGACACGGGCCTCTCCTGGAACGCCACCGCGCCCTTCGCCCCTGAAATGACGCTCGCGCGCGCCCTGCTCGAGCCGACGCGTATTTATGTGAAGCCGCTGCTCGCCGCGCTGAAGCGCACGAACCACATCCGCGCGCTCGCCCATATCACCGGCGGCGGCTTCCCGGACAATTTGCCGCGCGTGCTGCCCAAGGGGCTCGGCGTATCGTTGGATCTAAGCGCCTTCGACGTTCCGCGCGTGTTCAAATGGCTGGCCAAGACGGGCGATGTGGCGGAATCTGAAATGCTGCGCACCTTCAACTGCGGGATCGGCATGGTGATCTTCGCCGCGAAGGAAGGGGCGGATGAGGTCGAGACGATCTTGCGCGATGTCGGCGAAAAGCCCGTGCGGATCGGCGAGGCCACTGAAGCCGAGGGCGATGCGCGGGTCGTGATGAAGGGTCAGCTCGGGCTGTAA
- the tpiA gene encoding triose-phosphate isomerase: protein MDRCPLVAGNWKMNGLIASLAEIAAMGTAYDLALKKKVELIICPPATLIGLALDVAMLNGIGLGGQDCHAAESGAHTGDISAEMLKDAGATYVILGHSERRADHGETDNIVRVKATAALRAGLKPIICVGETRHEREAGEALSVVGRQIEASLPGDAPGTIVVAYEPVWAIGTGLTPTLEDVAQMHAFARERIEARLGGGKSEDVRILYGGSVKPANARELMHVPNVDGALVGGASLTARDFMAIAEAYR from the coding sequence ATGGATCGCTGCCCGCTCGTCGCCGGAAACTGGAAAATGAACGGGCTCATCGCCTCGCTTGCGGAAATTGCGGCGATGGGGACGGCTTATGATCTCGCGCTGAAGAAAAAGGTCGAGCTGATCATTTGTCCGCCTGCGACGCTGATCGGGCTGGCGCTCGACGTCGCCATGCTCAACGGGATCGGGCTCGGCGGGCAGGATTGCCACGCCGCCGAAAGCGGGGCCCATACCGGCGATATTTCCGCCGAAATGCTCAAGGACGCGGGCGCGACTTATGTGATCCTCGGGCATAGCGAACGCCGGGCCGATCACGGCGAGACCGATAACATCGTGCGGGTGAAGGCGACGGCGGCGCTGCGCGCCGGGTTGAAGCCGATCATCTGCGTCGGCGAGACGCGCCATGAGCGGGAGGCGGGGGAAGCGCTGTCGGTCGTGGGCCGGCAGATCGAGGCGTCGCTTCCGGGCGACGCGCCGGGAACGATCGTCGTCGCCTATGAGCCGGTCTGGGCGATCGGCACGGGGCTCACCCCGACGCTGGAGGATGTCGCGCAAATGCACGCCTTCGCGCGGGAGCGGATCGAGGCGCGGCTCGGCGGCGGCAAGAGCGAGGATGTGCGCATTCTATACGGCGGCTCGGTGAAGCCCGCGAATGCGCGGGAGCTGATGCACGTCCCCAACGTCGATGGCGCGCTGGTTGGCGGGGCGAGTCTGACGGCGAGGGATTTCATGGCGATCGCCGAGGCGTATCGGTGA
- a CDS encoding acyl-CoA synthetase — MTASAYDRDLDRNPANYQPLTPLTFLARAAAVFPNRVAIIHGDLRRSYRDFYSRSRRLASALAKAGLGRNDTVSVMLGNTPAMLECHYGAPMMGAVLNTLNTRLDASVLAFTLDHAEAKALIVDREYSGLIREALALCKSKPLIIDYDDPEYTGPGERLGSIDYEDFVLSGDPDFAWAPPQDEWDAISLNYTSGTTGDPKGVVYHHRGAYLLALGNILTGDMGRHPVYLWTLPMFHCNGWCFPWSISVAAGTHVCLRQVRAGHMYELMAEHGVTHLCGAPIVMSTLLNAKESEKKPLKETVRFFTAAAPPPQAVLAAMKEAGFEVTHLYGLTETYGPAAVNEWQESWDALDDKEQAHMKARQGVRYVVLDDLDVIDPETMQPVPRDGATMGEVMFRGNVVMKGYLKNASATEKAFDGGWFHTGDLGVIHHDGYIQLKDRSKDIIISGGENISSIEVEDVLFKHPKVAAAAVVAAPDDKWGETPCAFIELKDGELASAEEIIAWSRKHLAHFKCPRHVVFGALPKTSTGKVQKYVLRAKAREMWPGGATAATL; from the coding sequence ATGACCGCATCCGCCTATGACCGCGATCTCGACCGCAATCCGGCGAATTACCAGCCGCTGACGCCGCTGACGTTTCTCGCGCGCGCGGCGGCGGTCTTCCCCAACCGCGTTGCGATCATTCATGGCGACTTGCGGCGCAGCTATCGTGACTTTTATTCGCGCAGCCGGCGCCTCGCGAGCGCGCTGGCCAAAGCCGGGCTCGGACGCAACGACACGGTTTCCGTCATGCTCGGCAATACGCCGGCGATGCTCGAATGCCACTATGGCGCGCCGATGATGGGCGCCGTCCTCAATACGCTGAACACGAGGCTCGACGCCTCGGTCCTCGCCTTCACCCTCGATCATGCCGAGGCCAAGGCCCTGATCGTCGATCGCGAATATTCGGGCCTGATCCGCGAGGCGCTGGCGCTCTGCAAATCCAAGCCGCTCATCATCGATTACGACGATCCCGAATATACGGGGCCGGGCGAGCGGCTGGGCTCGATCGACTATGAGGATTTCGTGCTCTCCGGCGACCCCGACTTCGCCTGGGCGCCGCCACAGGACGAATGGGACGCGATCTCGCTCAATTACACCTCGGGGACGACAGGCGATCCCAAGGGCGTCGTCTACCACCATCGCGGCGCCTATCTGCTGGCGCTCGGCAACATCCTCACCGGCGATATGGGCAGGCATCCGGTCTATCTGTGGACCTTGCCGATGTTCCACTGCAATGGCTGGTGCTTCCCCTGGTCGATCTCGGTCGCAGCCGGCACGCATGTCTGCCTGCGGCAGGTGCGGGCGGGACATATGTATGAGCTCATGGCCGAGCATGGCGTGACGCATCTCTGCGGCGCGCCGATCGTCATGTCGACGCTGCTCAACGCCAAAGAGTCGGAAAAGAAGCCGCTGAAGGAGACGGTGCGATTCTTCACCGCCGCTGCGCCGCCGCCTCAGGCCGTGCTCGCGGCCATGAAGGAAGCCGGTTTCGAGGTGACGCATCTCTATGGATTGACCGAGACCTATGGGCCGGCCGCCGTCAATGAATGGCAGGAGAGCTGGGACGCGCTCGACGACAAGGAGCAGGCGCATATGAAGGCGCGCCAGGGCGTGCGCTATGTCGTGTTGGACGATCTCGACGTGATCGACCCCGAGACAATGCAGCCCGTGCCCCGCGACGGCGCGACAATGGGCGAGGTGATGTTTCGCGGCAATGTGGTGATGAAGGGTTATCTCAAGAACGCCTCGGCCACCGAGAAAGCCTTCGACGGGGGCTGGTTTCACACCGGCGATTTGGGCGTGATCCATCACGACGGCTATATCCAGCTCAAGGACCGCTCCAAGGACATCATCATCTCGGGCGGCGAGAATATTTCGTCGATCGAGGTCGAGGACGTTCTTTTCAAACATCCGAAAGTGGCCGCCGCAGCGGTGGTCGCCGCGCCCGACGACAAATGGGGCGAGACGCCTTGCGCCTTCATCGAGCTGAAGGACGGCGAGCTGGCGTCGGCGGAGGAGATCATCGCCTGGTCGCGCAAGCATCTGGCGCATTTCAAATGCCCGCGCCATGTCGTCTTCGGCGCGCTGCCGAAGACCTCGACCGGCAAGGTCCAGAAATATGTTTTGCGCGCGAAGGCGCGGGAGATGTGGCCGGGCGGGGCGACGGCGGCGACGCTCTGA